In one Dermacentor variabilis isolate Ectoservices chromosome 4, ASM5094787v1, whole genome shotgun sequence genomic region, the following are encoded:
- the LOC142579527 gene encoding uncharacterized protein LOC142579527, which yields MRRFACSPLQLPRPALAASLALWLLLLLAASEHCRADEAPMGAVSSSGGGGVLPLQQHHSSDKRAAPRPLYGFGLGKRSPLLLMADESPVDADIDEDEDDDAMAEAAAASRTGGYLEKRGPREPLRYGFGLGKRRSGQEREYVPFDQEKRERHRFSFGLGKRDKKSKLEDFMKRRYNFGLGKRGIYGDADAGERWKRSF from the coding sequence GAGGTTTGCCTGCAGCCCGTTGCAGTTGCCGAGACCCGCCCTGGCCGCCAGCCTGGCCCTGTGGCTGCTCCTGCTGCTCGCGGCCAGCGAGCACTGCCGCGCCGACGAGGCACCCATGGGCGCCGTCTCCTCAAGCGGGGGCGGCGGCGTGCTACCCCTGCAGCAACATCACTCGAGCGACAAACGCGCGGCTCCGCGGCCGCTGTATGGCTTCGGCCTCGGCAAGCGATCTCCATTGCTGCTGATGGCCGACGAGTCGCCAGTGGACGCGGACATCGACGAAGACGAGGACGACGATGCGATGGCCGAGGCTGCGGCTGCGTCCAGGACTGGAGGCTATCTCGAGAAGCGCGGCCCCCGCGAGCCGTTGCGCTACGGGTTTGGCCTGGGAAAACGCAGGagcggacaggagcgtgagtacgTGCCCTTCGACCAGGAGAAGCGGGAGCGGCATCGCTTCAGCTTCGGACTCGGCAAGCGGGACAAGAAGTCCAAGTTGGAAGACTTCATGAAGCGCAGGTACAACTTCGGCCTGGGCAAGCGCGGCATCtacggcgacgccgacgcggGCGAGCGCTGGAAGAGGAGCTTTTGA